Within the Musa acuminata AAA Group cultivar baxijiao chromosome BXJ2-9, Cavendish_Baxijiao_AAA, whole genome shotgun sequence genome, the region TCAGCCCCTGCAAATAGGTCGAGGTTGGAAGAGGGATTTCCCAACTCAATCTCTCCGAAGCTTAAGTCTGCATTAAGTGGAATAAGAGTGAGTTGAATGTCCGAAAAGTCTTCCTCCTAGttaaggagggttagcttttataacTGCGAGGATGAATCAGTCGTACGGGGTCAATTAACTGCATTCGGCTTAAGCTTCTGTGTGAGCGCCAACTGACTTGCATGGATCGGTGTCGTGTGGTGTCGccccgagctttccgggacgaCTGTACCATGATGAGATCATTCTTACGGAGGGGGCAGCAAGCGGGTCGGGGCATGGCTTCTTGCTTGGGTCCATGTGGGCGATGCCAAAATATGTCATATCATTCTCTCCCCTCCAAAAGAGACGTGCCCCGGGTTCCTCGTGGTAGGGCTTGGGGCATGGCTCGGTGCCTTTTGCTAGCTAGGTTGGCTGTCGTGCTGGGCCTGGTGGTTTAGTCGTCGATTAATCGGGAGCTTCTATTCGGGAGATGAATTGGTCGAGCGACATAACTCAGGGACTAGGCTGGCCGAGCAACCCTACTCAGGCGCTAGACTGGTCGAGCTATATTGCTTGGGCACAAGACTGGCCGAGATATGGCTCGGACATTGGACTGGCCGCGAGGGGTGGCTCGGGCATCGAATTGGCTGTGAGGCATGGTTCGGGCATTGGACTGGCCACGAGGTGTGGGTCGGGTATTAGACTGACCAAGACGTGACTCGGACATTGGACTGACCGCGaagcatggctcgggcattggactggTCGAGACATAACTTAGGGATAGGGTTGGCTAAGCAACCCTACTCGAGTGCTGGACTGGTCGAGCTACATTGCTTGGGCACAAGATTAGTCGAGACGTAACTCGAACATTGGATTGGCCGCGAGGGGTGGCTCGGGCATCGAACTGGCCGCGAGGTAaggctcgggcgttggattggcTGCGAGGTaaggctcgggcattggactggTCGAGCATGACTCGAACATTGGACTGGCTGCAGggtgtggctcgggcattggactagCCATGAGGTATAGCTTTGGCATTTGATTGGCCACGAGGCATTGCTAAGGCATTGGACTGGCCGCGAGGTGAGGCTCAAGCATTGGCCTGGTCGAGCAGCACTACTTGGGCCCATGTTTGGTCGAGCAGCTACTCGGTCATTAAATGAACTGAGCAGCAACTGATTGCACATAGTTGGCTGAGCAACACTGCTCGTGCACTGGGAACTGGACTGGCCAAGCAACGTAGCTCAAGTATTGGCttagccgagcaacactactctggCCCATGTTTGGCCGAGCAACTGCTCGGACATTGACTGAACAGAGTAGCGACTTATTGCACATGATTGATCGAGCCACACCGCTCATGTACTAGGGATTAGATGGCCGAGCAATGTAGCTTGAGCATtggcttggccgagcaacactacttggGCCCATGTTTGGCTGAGTAGCTACTCGGACATTAAATGAATAGAGCAATGACTGATTGTACATGACTAGCCGAGCAACACTGCTCAGGCACTGAGGACTGGATTGTCCGAGCAACGTAGCTCAAGCATTGGCTTGGCCGAGTAACACTACTTGGGCCCATGTTTCGCTAAGCAGTTACTTGGACATTGACTGAATTGAGCAGCGACTGATTGCACATGACTGGCCGAACGACACTGCTCGGGCACTGGGGACTGGACTAGCTGAGCAATATAGCTCAAGTATTGGCTtggtcgagcaacactactcgagccCATGTTTGGCTGAGCAGTTGCTCAAACATTGACTAAACTGAGCAATGACTAATTGCATATGACTAGCCGAGCCACACTGCTCGGGCATTGGAGATTGGATGGCCGAGCAACATAGCTCGAGCATTGGCTTGGTCGAGCAATACTACTTAGGCCCATGTTAGCTGAGTAGTTGTTTGGACATTGAATGAACGAAGCAGCGACTAATTGTACATGACTAGTCAAGCAACACTACTCGGCCACTAGGGACTGGATTGGCTGAGCAACATAGCTCGAGCGATGGCTTGGCCAACCAACACTACTTGGCCCCATGTTTGGCCGAGCACCTGCTCAGACATTGACTGAACTGAGCAGCGACTAATTACACATGACTGGCTAAGCCACATTGCTCGAGCCTAGATTTATAACTCGAGCAAATGCTCTGCTGAAGTgagccacttttttttttttcttttttgatcttTAGCTCATCTATTTTCGACCTTGCCATGGCGGGCCTTCTTTCTCGATCTGCTCACATAGGTAGCTCCTAGCGAGGCCTCTTATGTGACTCTTCGCTCTTTCTTGTCACCAGTGCCTCAGCAGCAACATATTGGTTGGCTCGCTGGAGCATTTCGGGAATGGTCGTCGGTGGTCTCTCGACTAGTGATCAAAAGAAACTTGAAGGTCATTGGCCCGTCAAGAACACCTACATGACTAAAGAGGTGTGGGCATTTGGAACCCCTCGGATCTCGGTAGCAAAGCGGGTGACGAAGAGGGAGAGGGATTCATCCTCCTTTTGCCTTAGCCCGAGGAGCATGGTCACGGACGGTTTAGGTCACGCACTGGCTAAGAAGTGAAGCTCGAGTTCCTTTGCAAGCTGATCAAAAGACGAGACTGAGGACAACCTTAATCAACTATACCATATCCAAGCCAGGCCTCAGAGGGTGGTAGGAAATACTCGACACATCAAGGTATCGGAAGCACCGTATAGGACCATCTAGGCCCAAAAGGTGGCAACGTGCTCTGCTGGATCAGAGCCACCATCATAGGCCTCCAACACTAGGAGGTGAAAGTTGAGGGGGATAAGCTTGCCCTAAATTTCTTGGATAAATGGAGACCCAACCGAGGTACGTTCCCCGAGCTCCTCGGATTTATGAAATTCCCTTTGAACCTTGTCTAGGCATCGATTCACCAGCCGTAATTGGGCCCAAAATGATTTGTTCATGGAGTCAGACGATAGGGTGTTGGCTTCGAGGAAGGTCGAGGCAACGAGTCTGGGCACAGGGATGTTGCGCTTTGTCGTTGGCCTTAGGTGTCTCAATTGCTCCCCGGTTAGGGAGTGGGCATTTGAAGTTTGAGGTGGCTGGTCGACCAGGGTGGCATTGCGAGGTGTAAGGATGAGCGTAGGTTAGATCATGGGCGACAACTGTGGGGGAGAACCATCTGCTAAGATAACTGGGGTATGGGGGGTGTGATGGTCTGCATCATCCCATCTAACGCTTGCACCTAGTGGGTGAGGTTGAGGAACTCCTTGGCTGAGATAGCAAGCTGCCTCATGATGGTCTCAGGAGGCAACATCCTGGGATAATTGAATAGCCGCCAATAGCGGCTCAGGGTCGCAGCCAAAGTATTCCCTTCTAGGCTCGAAGGAAGTGGGAGTTGCCTCTAAACCCGAAGGTCGGGTGAGTCAAGGGTGGCTCTTCTCTAGGGCACTCTCCCGAGTTACTCGGTTGGGGGCACTTTAGCaacatcgggccctccttctagcgccaaaatgttagtgaacctTTACGTCGTGGCCAAGGAGTCAGCACGACTTGGTCCAATTCCGGATGTGCAAGGTCATCCACGTGGAGACTCGGGAAGAGGAAATGCACGTCGAGTCGGGTTGAGCTATGAGTCTTATTGTTTGCTTCTTCGTTGCCAGCCCTTGCACACAGGTCAAGGTTGGAAGGAGAATTTCTCGACTCGACCCTTCTGAAGTTTAAGTTAGAATTGAGTGAAGTAAGGGTGAGTTGAATGTGCGAAAATTCCTCCCGATTAAatagggttagcttttatacctccAAGAATGAATCAGTCATACGGGGTCAATTAATTACGGTTGGCTCCTTGGATAGTCGGCTTAAGCTTCTGTGCAAGCGTCGACCGACCTGCACGGATTGGTGCCACGCAGTACCGTCCCAAGCTTTATAGGATGGTTGTACCATGATGATGTCATTCGTACAGAGGGGGCGACAAGCGGCTGCCCACCATGTGTGTGTTGCTCGCCACATCGTACTTGAAGTTTCATGTCTGCATTATCGTATCTGTTGCATGGGTCCATGTGGGCGataccaaaatatgccctatcacatATGTGTATAGCCTCTTCTAAAGTTCATAAAATACCAATATGAGACTGAACTATCTTCTCTCTGAAACTCAATGTAACACTACCTTTTTTAGTTTTAAGTCATAAAAAGTATTTTAATTCTATAAGGCTATCATTTTTGTAAATTTTACCTTTGAGTGGTTGGAAGGAGCATATAACTCAAATCATTTCAAGAACTTTGATCATCACAGCATGATTTAGTGCCATATTTTCAAAGGGAATACTGTTGTGAGGATATCAAACTTCCCCAGTGTTTCTTAGATTTGCAGGCTCCATTATGATATTTATGTAAATGTATTTCAGTTCAATTTGAAGTTGAAGGAATAGATTACTGAATTGTAGTACAGTAATCAGTTCAATTTTCTCATGAGATGTCTGTATCTGTAGAAATGACATCTGAGAACAAATTGCTTGTGAGGAATTCCAAAATAGACTTAAAGAGGAACTTTTAGGCAGGCCTTTGTGGATCAGCACATAGCAGATGTGATTTGCAACCTCAAGATGACATGGATTTGTCACAACTAAAGCCAACATGAGCATGTGATGTAGCTTTTGGTTTTGGAAAGCCAGGCAATGTGTCATGTTGTGAACAGTCATTTTTGTTGTCATGCCACACAACAAGATCTATTAATTCTCTGCTCCTCAGTAGCAGAAACAGTAATTATGAGTAATAACAGCTCTGTGATTTGATTGCCAATATCATCTGAACTTTATTAAATGGATCTGACAAATGATATTATCTCAGAATCTTATCATACAAGTGATTCAGCTAAGAAAAATGAACAAATCACTCTAGAAGAACAAAAGTGCAAGGACTGATACAAACACCATCAGCAATGGCGAGCAAGCTGAAGCAGATGAAACAATCTGGATGGTGAAGTTGCAGTCAGCTGTTGAGGGGTTCTGTGTCGTCTCCACAGCAAGTCCTTGAAAGAAGCAGCTTTGGGCCATTTGGTTCTGAACCTGGAAGTACATGTTGAAGGCAAAAGATGCATTCCCATTGGCATCCAAGCCATTGCAAGTAGACCCATAGCCAAGtgcagtgcaatctgatcttgaaCATGCATAGTTGATGTTGTCCCCCAGCTTGCTCATGTCACCACCACCATTTGGGTTGAACATGCACCACTTCTGAGGCAGGTATTGCACCCCCTTTGCGGCCACAGGCATCATGTTCTGTCCCTGCCCAGTAGGATCCAGTGCGTACTTTGGCTGCCCGTCATACTTAAAGATCCCCCAATGGCGTTCAAAGTTCCCCGGGTCAATGCTTTTGGCATCTTCATCGATCAAGCTGAACATGTACACTTCAATGTACTGGTTGGGACGGAGAGGTGTCCCTCGATTCACTGTTAAACGCCTCAGCAGGCCATTGTAGAACCTCTGAGCGTAGGAGACCTTGGCATTTATGTCACCATCGGTAGGCCAGCCAACCTCTCCAACAATGATCGGCAAATTGCCCAGGCCAACTGCATTCAGAGCTGAGACCAGCGTATCAAAGTTGGCATCAAACACATTAGTGTACTGAATTCCATTGTCCACAACAGGAGTGGATGTGCCATCAAAGAAAGCATAGTCCACAGGGAAGTTGGGATTATCATATAAGCTCAGGAATGGGTATATGTTGACGGTGAAGGGCGCGCCGCTCTGGTTGAGGAACATGACAATCTCAGTCATGAGGTCGTTGATGTCAGCTCTGAATCTCCCAGCTGAGGGGACAGGATTGCTAACAGGTGAGTTGTAGACATCAGCATTGAGAGGCACTGTGGCCTTAATCGTGTCGCCGATTCCTGCATTGTTGAGAGCAGTTTGGACATTCTGAAGGGCCGGCAATGTCAAGTTCAAGAATGAGCCATTGTAGGTTGTGAGGAAGGGCTCATTACCAACTGCTACATAtctgaaagagagaaagaaacagCAAGGTTTTACTTTGTGCTTCACTGTTGTTACTGAAAACCAGAGATCAATGTACCAAATATGCGTGCATATCTTAGTTTGCAATTTCCATTATTGTGATGGTGAataacacaaaaaaaattaaTCCTCATAAGGCCATAGACAATGGATTTACATAAATCACCATAGAGAAAAGTAGTGATCAGATGTTACGCAATCCACGTCTGTTGCAAAGGGACTCCTAAGGTGCTGTTTTAAGTGAGGAAAGTAAAAGCAGATCAAAGTCTCATATGAGATAAGGACAAACACTTGCTCATGCTTCTTGCAAGTAGATGGCAGCAGTGTTGTAGAAAGTTACTTGCAGCAATGTCTAAAACACAAGAATCCAAGTCATCAAAAAAATATCAAAGAAAATGTCACATAAGAATGTTTCTTTTAAATGTTTTTATTGCAAGAAATCACATGTTCCATCATCACCATTACTTTCATTATTTGGATTAGTATCTGCATGTTTTGTGCCTAACCTGTTTATCCAGGAAACCCCAAACAATGTGGACTTGAGATTCATAGAAGCAATAGTCCAAATTCACAAGTTTCTTTCAATTAAGAGTGTTTCTTTCAAATCTTTCCATAGCAAAAAAAACATCATGTTACATCATCGCCGTTTCTCATACATAAATTGAATTAGGAGCTGCAATTTGTTGCGCCGAAACTGTTTACACTTGAACTCCATGTTACATCTTCGTTCATAAGTTTGCTCCAAAAGCTAGTTCTCATGATAACTATTCATTCAATATCGATCAAGCCTTAGAAAGAACACACCTTTCAACTAAGACTTCAATACTGCTCTCTCTATTTCTCAGCATAAATTCCTAAATGGAGAAGAGGATATCCAATTATGAACATTGTGCACCTTGTTCTCCTTCCTTAGAAAGCAGAACTATAGGCTCCTTGCAAAAGTGTCTTAAGTAGATCCTTAATTGTCTCCCATCCAAAACTCAATATCAATTGGGTAAAGAAAAGCTAGGCTCCAGCTTCTTACACAACTAGTGACACATGTATATGAATCGATGAAGAAACATTGTTAGAATATCAACATCACAAATCATGTAGAACTCATCAAAAGATACTAAGTTTATGAGAGGCAGAAAAGTGGATGTGCAACTGATTGCTAGCTGAAATTTGAAGATTGTGCAGGAAATAAATACTTGGCCACCAAAAAGGATTGTTCTTGCCAAACATAAACTACCGAAAAAGTAGTATTAATGGAAACCTGAAGCTTTTCGGTTAATGAAGATGAACCTCCAATATACAGCAAAATTTCCAAATGCACTCAGGTTTAAAACTTCCCTTCAGAGAGATAAAAGGAACCCAGTAAATTAATACCACAGTAGAACTGAAGCAATCAATGAGAGGAAATTAATGCCAAACAACCCATATCATCCAAGATGCTGAAATCACTCGGCACACAGATAAAAATGACATGTTTCTGAATCTAAACCTTGAGAAAAGGTAAGACGGAGAAATCATGAAACATTTTTGTAGCATCCAAATCAGGTTGTCGAGTTCATACTCACTTGATGTTCACTCCTCCCTGGAAATTGTATCGAGTGACATTCTGATTCACCCACTTCTTGGCTGTCTCATAATCGATCATGTATCCGAGCATATTGTTTGGAATGGCTACCATCACCTCGATCCCAGAACCAGCCAGCGCGTTCATGGTGGCAGCATCAGCATCAAAAATCTTAACCTTCCTGATCCCATTATCCTTCAAGAGCCGCACGACGATCCTTGGCGGCAGCGGGTGTGTCGCCATCGTCCCCCAGTTCACTCCAAGGCCATCAGCCCAAGAACAACATATTCCAACAACGATGAGACATATGGAGATCTGGTATGCTGACATCCTTTTTCTCACAGAGAAATCTCCAAACACAAGATAAGCTGGAGCCGAGGCTTCTAATGGAATGAGTTGGTTAGAGTAACTTTATTCAAGAAAGACATCCAACTAAGAAACACAACGGATGGATGTTTGGGATGATGATAGGAATTGTCGTAGTGGGTAGAACTGAGAAGGATACTGTCGACAACCTTGTCTTGTGTTCTTTTATTATGATGAAGACAAGGACAGGGACGGCGATAAGCTAAGATAAGAACCGACCAAGAACCACAGGAGAGAAAAGAGAAAAGGAGGAGCCAACTTTATCCTCTCATAAACCACAGAATCACGACGGCAAATGTCCTGAAAGTGATTGAATTCCCAAGAAGGCAACTTCTAGCGACGGAAAACAGAGGAGAAGGAAGGCAAGTGACCAGAAAACTCAACTAAAGGTGACGAATTTGAGCAATCTTTCGCCACCAGAGCTCTGCGTTCTCCACAAGCTACTCGAAATCAGCGGCGCGAGATGAAGAAGAGAAGCCAAAACGCTGCCTTTGGATCCAAGAAGGAAACTTTGCAGCCGAGTCTTATCGAGTGCAAGAAGACGCAAGCAATAGCTTCAAATGATCCAACTTTTGGTAATGAATTGTTGGATAGAGAGAAAGTGCTCAAAAAGAACTGTAGAATCCAAGCAAACAACGTACCAAAAACTTATTATAAATCTTTTTAATCGGGGAGAATATGAGGTACCAAAAACTGGAAGGGTGAACAGCTCTGTAAGCATTAAACAAAGGAAAAGGTGGAAGCTTTTGAGAGGCGCTTGAGGCGATTCCCACTGCCCAAAAGGGATCGAAAAGTTTCAGCTTTTGACGTTCCCCTTTTCCCCTCGCTCGATTCGCGGAGTGATCAGATCGAGAGCGCGACTCTTTGAGTGCATTAAAGTCATTTCAATTCGCCGGCAATCTACTGTGACAGCACAACAGGTCGGCTTCCGACCACGAGCTGACATGGCGCAGTGTCCGGATCCATCGTCAGCCCACGTTGCGGCGGATAACGGAGTTGACCGTCGCGGTAGCTCCGTAACATCGAAGGGCGTCTTTGTAAATACGGGAAGGTTTGGTGTCGGCTGCATGTGGATTTGGGGGTGACGTGGACGGCAGCGATGCGATGGACGGCAGCCGACATATCCGAAAGTATCGGCCGATACGGCTGCTTGCTTTTACCGAGATAACGGGCAGAGGAGAGTTACATATGATGGCATTAGATGGGGGGTTTTGGGATTTTTTAGAAGGGAAGTACAATGAACAGTAAAGATAATAAATTGTGGGGAAATTGGTTCCAGAAACCAAATTTTAATACTATTTtcctcaataatatatatatatatagtagaaaaaaagaaaatattaggaTATTTTTATGTAATATTTCATCTTCATATTTTATCGTTCGATTTTTCattaatcaaaagataaattttgatTCTATTTTATTATTTCAACAAGTTTTGTAATAAATGTA harbors:
- the LOC135623654 gene encoding glucan endo-1,3-beta-glucosidase 8-like, which encodes MSAYQISICLIVVGICCSWADGLGVNWGTMATHPLPPRIVVRLLKDNGIRKVKIFDADAATMNALAGSGIEVMVAIPNNMLGYMIDYETAKKWVNQNVTRYNFQGGVNIKYVAVGNEPFLTTYNGSFLNLTLPALQNVQTALNNAGIGDTIKATVPLNADVYNSPVSNPVPSAGRFRADINDLMTEIVMFLNQSGAPFTVNIYPFLSLYDNPNFPVDYAFFDGTSTPVVDNGIQYTNVFDANFDTLVSALNAVGLGNLPIIVGEVGWPTDGDINAKVSYAQRFYNGLLRRLTVNRGTPLRPNQYIEVYMFSLIDEDAKSIDPGNFERHWGIFKYDGQPKYALDPTGQGQNMMPVAAKGVQYLPQKWCMFNPNGGGDMSKLGDNINYACSRSDCTALGYGSTCNGLDANGNASFAFNMYFQVQNQMAQSCFFQGLAVETTQNPSTADCNFTIQIVSSASACSPLLMVFVSVLALLFF